In Xanthomonas sacchari, a genomic segment contains:
- a CDS encoding RidA family protein, which translates to MTTGAPVPRQAIQPPALFSSRAWGFSQVVISEPGRMVSIAGQVAWDAGGRKNAEGLEGQFRQALKQVCIAVEAAGGTSGDIQNLRIYIPNLRSGSDADVLAKVLVETFGSENPPASSWIGVQALAQPEYLVEVEAMAVIPVK; encoded by the coding sequence ATGACGACAGGAGCGCCCGTGCCTAGACAAGCGATACAGCCCCCTGCCTTGTTTTCGAGCCGTGCCTGGGGATTCTCGCAAGTCGTGATCAGTGAGCCGGGGCGGATGGTGTCGATCGCCGGACAGGTCGCGTGGGACGCCGGCGGCAGGAAGAACGCAGAGGGCCTGGAGGGCCAGTTCCGTCAAGCATTGAAGCAGGTGTGCATCGCCGTAGAGGCGGCTGGTGGCACTTCAGGTGATATCCAGAACTTGCGCATCTATATCCCGAACTTGCGATCGGGTTCGGATGCCGATGTGCTTGCAAAGGTTCTGGTGGAGACGTTTGGCTCCGAGAATCCACCGGCCTCATCGTGGATTGGTGTTCAGGCCCTGGCCCAACCGGAGTACTTGGTCGAGGTGGAGGCCATGGCTGTCATTCCGGTCAAGTAG
- a CDS encoding TetR/AcrR family transcriptional regulator, translating to MKQTKRKVRRRHTALSREQIVAAAIDLLDRDGEAGLTFKSLATQLTTGSGAIYGYISNKNDLMVAASDAVIAQVHRDSVSAEDPRSSIRAFALGMFDAFDAHPWVGAALTRMPGQSPLVRVFDTVGQHVRALGVPSDKEWASAMAVFSYIVGVGVQNAANAQAARALALDRTEALAALAGSWSALDPASYPFAQSVGSQLRAHDDRADFLAGIDILIAGMTRDQSPPRRHPAPLVAFR from the coding sequence ATGAAGCAGACAAAGCGGAAGGTTCGGAGACGGCACACGGCGCTTTCGCGGGAGCAGATCGTGGCGGCCGCCATCGACCTGCTTGATCGCGATGGTGAGGCGGGGCTCACCTTCAAGTCGCTCGCCACGCAGCTGACGACCGGCTCAGGTGCGATCTACGGCTACATCTCCAACAAGAACGATCTGATGGTCGCCGCCTCGGACGCGGTCATCGCCCAGGTGCATCGCGACAGCGTGTCCGCCGAGGATCCGCGAAGTTCGATCAGGGCATTCGCCCTGGGGATGTTCGACGCGTTCGACGCGCATCCTTGGGTGGGAGCCGCGCTGACCCGGATGCCGGGTCAATCCCCACTCGTGCGCGTTTTCGACACTGTGGGCCAACATGTGCGTGCCCTTGGCGTCCCGTCTGACAAGGAATGGGCCTCGGCGATGGCGGTGTTCAGTTACATCGTCGGCGTGGGCGTCCAGAACGCCGCCAACGCGCAAGCCGCACGCGCGCTCGCCCTGGACAGAACCGAGGCACTGGCGGCGCTGGCGGGAAGCTGGTCAGCGCTCGATCCGGCGAGTTATCCGTTCGCGCAAAGCGTCGGATCGCAACTCCGTGCCCATGACGATCGCGCCGACTTCCTCGCCGGCATCGACATCCTCATCGCGGGAATGACGCGCGATCAATCCCCACCGCGCCGTCATCCAGCGCCGCTTGTCGCCTTCCGGTGA
- a CDS encoding NAD-dependent epimerase/dehydratase family protein, translating to MAIFVTGAAGFIGGAVAARLVADGYQVRGLIRDEAKAKQLARRGIVPVLGHLDDRDLIVREAYASDGVVNAADSDHRGAAMALIEWLSGSGKPLLQTSGTGPYAQDTRGGASEQTYDDDAPLPSEVEFGDRASIDRHILDAAARGVRSIVLCNSCIYGWGAGLHRESIMVPRLKRQAEKDGVARFIGSGANVWSNVHIGDLVDLYLLALDKAPAGSRYLVENGQNTFADLAQAIADRLGLGQAQSWSVEEAAAHVDETYTFIFGSHCRVRATRARAELQWRPKVGAMLDWMRQEG from the coding sequence GTGGCCATCTTTGTGACCGGCGCAGCCGGTTTTATCGGGGGCGCCGTCGCGGCCCGGCTTGTGGCTGACGGGTATCAGGTGCGCGGGCTGATTCGGGACGAGGCGAAGGCGAAGCAGCTTGCGCGCAGGGGCATCGTGCCGGTGCTCGGCCATCTGGACGATCGTGATCTCATCGTCCGCGAGGCGTACGCCTCCGATGGTGTCGTCAACGCGGCCGACAGCGATCACCGAGGGGCGGCGATGGCCCTCATCGAGTGGCTCTCCGGGTCGGGCAAGCCGCTGTTGCAGACCAGCGGAACCGGCCCGTACGCGCAGGACACGCGTGGCGGGGCGTCCGAGCAGACCTATGACGACGACGCGCCGCTGCCCTCCGAGGTGGAGTTCGGCGATCGCGCCAGCATCGATCGGCACATCCTGGACGCCGCCGCGCGCGGCGTCCGGTCCATCGTGCTGTGCAACAGTTGCATCTATGGCTGGGGCGCAGGCCTGCACCGGGAAAGCATCATGGTGCCGCGGTTGAAGCGGCAAGCGGAGAAGGATGGCGTCGCACGTTTCATCGGGAGCGGCGCCAACGTTTGGTCGAACGTCCATATCGGCGACCTGGTCGACCTCTACCTGCTCGCATTGGACAAGGCGCCGGCTGGCAGCCGCTATCTGGTGGAGAACGGCCAGAACACCTTCGCCGACCTGGCCCAGGCCATCGCCGATCGTCTCGGCCTCGGCCAGGCGCAGTCCTGGTCGGTCGAAGAGGCGGCCGCGCATGTCGACGAGACCTATACCTTCATCTTCGGCTCGCACTGTCGGGTGCGGGCAACGCGCGCGCGCGCCGAATTGCAGTGGCGGCCCAAGGTCGGCGCGATGCTCGACTGGATGCGGCAGGAGGGTTGA
- a CDS encoding FAD-dependent oxidoreductase, translating into MAQRPHQRSIAIIGAGLGGLTLARVLHLHGIPATVYEGELSPDVRPQGGQLDIHEHNGQRALQAADLVEEFRGIIHVGGQASRVLDKDGRVLLDEPDDGHGTRPEAQRGDLRRILLDSLPPELIRWRQRLSSAASIGGGRHRLHFTDGSNIDTDLLVGADGAWSKVRPLLSAATPSYAGTTFLETYLHDVDTRHQAAAAAVGAGAMFAPAPGKGIFAHREANAVLHAYVALNQPEDWLGDFAVGDRFLTEFKDWAPALTSLITDSDTTPILRPIHTLPIDHRWDPVPGVTLLGDAAHLMSPFAGEGANLAMFDGAELGRAIAAHPDDMETGLRLYESALFPRSAAAAAEAARNLRVMFDDTAPQSLLALFAVDASAT; encoded by the coding sequence ATGGCGCAGCGTCCACACCAGCGTTCCATCGCCATCATCGGCGCGGGGCTCGGCGGGCTCACGCTTGCCCGGGTCCTGCATCTTCATGGGATTCCCGCGACGGTCTACGAAGGCGAGCTCTCGCCCGACGTGCGGCCGCAGGGCGGCCAGCTCGACATTCACGAACACAACGGCCAACGCGCGCTCCAAGCAGCGGACCTGGTCGAGGAATTCCGCGGCATCATCCATGTGGGAGGGCAAGCCTCGCGGGTGCTCGATAAGGACGGTAGGGTTCTTCTCGACGAGCCCGATGACGGCCACGGCACGCGGCCGGAGGCGCAACGGGGCGATCTGCGTCGCATCCTGCTCGATTCACTGCCTCCCGAGCTGATCCGCTGGCGGCAGCGTCTCTCGAGCGCGGCGTCGATCGGCGGCGGGCGGCACCGGCTCCATTTCACCGATGGATCGAACATCGACACCGATCTGCTCGTAGGCGCCGATGGCGCATGGTCGAAGGTCCGGCCGCTCCTGTCGGCCGCAACGCCAAGCTATGCCGGGACGACCTTCCTGGAGACCTATCTCCACGATGTCGATACCCGACACCAGGCGGCGGCCGCCGCAGTGGGTGCCGGCGCCATGTTCGCGCCGGCGCCAGGCAAGGGCATCTTCGCGCATCGCGAGGCCAACGCGGTGCTTCATGCCTATGTCGCGTTGAACCAACCGGAGGATTGGCTAGGCGATTTCGCCGTCGGGGACAGATTCCTCACTGAATTCAAGGACTGGGCGCCGGCGCTGACATCGCTCATCACCGACAGCGATACGACACCGATCCTGCGCCCGATCCATACGCTGCCGATCGACCATCGTTGGGACCCTGTGCCGGGCGTGACGCTGCTCGGCGACGCGGCCCACCTGATGTCGCCGTTCGCCGGCGAGGGGGCCAATCTTGCGATGTTCGATGGCGCTGAACTGGGCAGGGCCATCGCGGCCCATCCGGACGATATGGAGACCGGGCTGCGCCTGTATGAGTCGGCGTTGTTTCCCCGGAGCGCCGCCGCTGCCGCGGAAGCCGCGCGCAATCTGAGGGTGATGTTCGACGACACCGCCCCGCAGAGCCTGCTCGCTCTCTTCGCGGTTGATGCATCCGCGACATGA
- a CDS encoding TetR/AcrR family transcriptional regulator: MTNRASSNARRPMGRPRSFDLEAAIARAVPVFREHGYDGASIDHLKQATGLTAGSLYKAFKDKRQVFSAAFSHYLEHRRQQLALRLEGALNGRERIAEILRFYLESASGAEGRRGCLVLASLIEATTLDDPLRDALGKSLDENRAALIATLRDGQRDGSIRGDLAVEPCAELLLGLLQGLRALGKLHDPAHHAELITTALKMLD, encoded by the coding sequence ATGACCAACCGCGCCTCATCAAACGCCCGGCGGCCCATGGGCAGGCCGCGCAGCTTCGACCTCGAGGCGGCTATCGCCCGGGCCGTGCCGGTGTTTCGCGAGCATGGCTACGACGGAGCGTCGATCGACCATCTCAAACAGGCCACAGGTCTGACGGCGGGGAGTCTCTACAAGGCGTTCAAGGACAAGCGGCAGGTCTTCTCGGCCGCGTTTTCCCATTACCTCGAACATCGGCGCCAGCAGTTGGCGCTCAGGCTCGAAGGCGCGTTGAACGGGCGCGAGCGGATCGCCGAAATCCTGCGCTTCTACCTCGAGTCCGCCTCCGGCGCTGAGGGTCGGCGCGGCTGCCTCGTGCTGGCGAGCTTGATCGAGGCGACGACGCTGGACGATCCGCTGCGCGACGCCCTCGGCAAATCCCTGGACGAAAACCGGGCGGCCCTGATCGCGACGCTTCGTGATGGACAGCGCGATGGTTCGATCCGCGGCGATCTTGCGGTCGAGCCCTGTGCGGAGCTGCTGCTCGGCCTGCTGCAGGGCCTTCGTGCGCTCGGAAAGCTGCATGACCCGGCGCACCACGCCGAACTGATCACGACCGCGCTCAAGATGCTCGACTGA
- a CDS encoding alpha/beta fold hydrolase: MPAHARTTSSTDDRSFRHAFETVDGGRLHYVTTGPEDAPPLVLLAGYPESWFAWRKVMPLLAGRFRLIALDLPGQGDSDKPLDGYDTGTVARRIHGLLERIGVSRYGLAAHDIGAWVALPYALMFPREVDRLALLDAGIPGVTLPDMLPAAPDRAWKTWHFAFHAVADLPEALIAGRERVYLDWFLRRKAASPWSFSDADLDEYVRIFSMPGALRAGLAFYRAVTRSAEQNRALIRDAKLTMPVLAVSADQGSIPDMAGPLRAFADDLRAETVDRSGHFIPEEQPEALARMFDDFFAQR, translated from the coding sequence ATGCCCGCACATGCCCGCACCACGTCGTCAACGGACGACCGTTCCTTCCGCCATGCCTTCGAAACGGTCGACGGGGGGCGCCTGCACTACGTGACCACCGGACCGGAGGACGCGCCGCCGCTTGTCCTGCTCGCCGGCTATCCCGAAAGCTGGTTCGCATGGCGCAAGGTGATGCCGCTGCTCGCGGGTCGCTTCCGGCTCATCGCCCTTGACCTTCCTGGCCAAGGCGATTCGGACAAGCCACTCGATGGTTACGACACCGGAACGGTTGCGCGCCGCATCCACGGCTTGCTCGAACGGATCGGCGTTTCCCGCTATGGACTGGCCGCCCATGACATCGGCGCGTGGGTCGCTCTGCCTTATGCCCTGATGTTCCCTCGGGAGGTCGACCGTCTGGCTCTTCTCGATGCCGGCATCCCTGGCGTCACGCTACCGGACATGCTGCCGGCGGCACCCGATCGCGCCTGGAAGACCTGGCACTTCGCCTTCCATGCCGTGGCCGATCTGCCCGAGGCGTTGATCGCCGGCCGCGAGCGCGTGTATCTGGACTGGTTCCTGCGCCGCAAGGCGGCCAGCCCGTGGAGCTTCAGCGATGCCGATCTCGACGAGTATGTCCGCATCTTCAGCATGCCTGGCGCACTGCGGGCAGGGCTTGCCTTCTATCGAGCCGTCACACGTTCCGCCGAGCAGAACCGTGCCCTGATCCGCGACGCCAAGCTCACCATGCCGGTCCTGGCCGTCAGCGCGGATCAAGGTTCGATCCCCGACATGGCCGGCCCGTTGCGCGCTTTCGCCGACGACCTGCGCGCTGAGACCGTCGACAGGAGCGGACACTTCATCCCGGAGGAACAGCCAGAGGCGCTCGCGAGGATGTTCGACGACTTCTTCGCGCAGCGCTGA
- a CDS encoding glycoside hydrolase family 43 protein, which translates to MSIRKGLIGGRGFTVAISFLLLAPLLASAADKTAAIAPGELWHDRQGEVINAHGAGMLKAPDGSYYWFGEYKTAGKGGNAAHVGVSVYQSTDLLHWDARGIALPVATDPASDIADGAIIERPKVLHNAATGQYVMWFHLERAGHGYKDARVGVAVAEAPAGPYRYLRSFQPSGQQSRDMTLFQDDDGTAYLFYSSEGNATMHVTRLTADYLDTERDYQRIFVDQWLEAPAIFKHAGRYFFMGSECTGWKPNTAHGASAAAPMGPWTEFGNPAQGEDAALTFHSQSAYILPMPGQPDRFIYMGDRWNPGNAIDGRYVWLPLRLEGDGFRIDWHARWSLDGTRQKRVQAR; encoded by the coding sequence ATGTCGATTCGCAAAGGGCTGATCGGAGGCCGCGGCTTCACCGTCGCGATCTCCTTTTTGCTGCTTGCGCCCTTGCTGGCCTCAGCCGCCGACAAAACAGCGGCTATCGCGCCTGGCGAGCTCTGGCACGACCGCCAGGGCGAGGTGATCAACGCCCATGGCGCCGGGATGCTCAAGGCGCCCGACGGCAGTTATTACTGGTTTGGCGAATACAAGACCGCGGGCAAGGGCGGCAACGCGGCGCATGTCGGCGTATCGGTCTATCAGTCCACCGACCTGCTGCACTGGGATGCGCGTGGCATCGCGTTGCCGGTGGCGACGGATCCCGCGTCGGACATTGCCGACGGCGCCATCATCGAGCGCCCCAAGGTGTTGCATAACGCGGCCACCGGCCAGTACGTGATGTGGTTCCATCTGGAACGGGCAGGGCATGGCTACAAGGATGCCCGCGTGGGCGTGGCGGTCGCCGAAGCGCCGGCCGGGCCGTACCGCTACCTGCGCTCGTTCCAGCCCAGCGGCCAGCAGTCGCGCGACATGACGCTGTTCCAGGACGACGACGGCACGGCCTATCTGTTCTATAGCTCCGAAGGCAACGCCACCATGCACGTGACGCGCCTGACGGCCGATTACCTGGATACCGAGCGGGACTACCAGCGCATCTTCGTGGACCAGTGGCTGGAGGCGCCGGCGATCTTCAAGCATGCCGGGCGCTACTTCTTCATGGGCTCGGAGTGCACGGGCTGGAAGCCCAACACCGCGCACGGCGCCAGCGCGGCAGCGCCGATGGGGCCGTGGACCGAATTCGGTAATCCCGCGCAAGGCGAAGATGCCGCGCTCACCTTCCACAGCCAGAGTGCCTACATCCTGCCCATGCCGGGCCAGCCGGATCGTTTCATCTACATGGGCGATCGCTGGAATCCCGGGAACGCCATCGATGGACGCTATGTCTGGCTGCCGCTGCGACTCGAAGGCGATGGCTTCCGCATCGATTGGCATGCGCGCTGGTCGTTGGACGGAACGCGGCAGAAGCGCGTTCAAGCGCGCTAG
- a CDS encoding zinc-dependent alcohol dehydrogenase family protein produces MHVLDHHAEQPDMRAFQLASGEAWQLSLGQAPVPRPAADEVLIRLHAAGLNYLDLMVARGRLGDTTPPFVPGTDGAGEIVEMGASVRGWTIGDRVMSGLIVDWSAGLPSEATTRRIRGVTMPGSLAEYAVVPASALVRIPDGMPYTQAVTLPIAATTAWNAIFKSRTGPASTVALLGTGGVSLFALQFAKAAGARVILSSSSNEKLERAQRLGADVLINYTTTPAWDDAVLEATDGQGADLVVETVGGTTFARSINAARIGGTVYVVGFIGGMEVSMPVLPVMVKTLNILGSQTGSTRDLAQAVQAVRQARIEPVIDRVFPFDAAADAYAYLASGTHFGKVVISIN; encoded by the coding sequence GTGCACGTCCTCGATCACCACGCGGAGCAACCCGACATGCGCGCCTTCCAACTAGCGTCTGGAGAAGCCTGGCAACTTTCCCTGGGCCAGGCACCGGTGCCGCGCCCGGCGGCGGACGAGGTGCTGATCCGGCTGCATGCGGCCGGTCTGAACTATCTGGATCTGATGGTGGCGCGAGGACGGCTGGGCGATACCACGCCGCCCTTTGTCCCCGGCACGGATGGCGCAGGCGAGATCGTCGAGATGGGCGCGTCCGTCCGCGGCTGGACGATTGGAGATCGCGTGATGTCGGGGTTGATCGTCGACTGGTCGGCGGGCTTGCCGAGCGAAGCGACCACGCGGCGCATTCGTGGCGTCACCATGCCGGGTTCGCTCGCCGAGTATGCCGTCGTGCCAGCCAGCGCGCTGGTCCGCATCCCGGACGGCATGCCCTACACCCAGGCGGTCACCTTGCCGATCGCGGCCACCACCGCGTGGAACGCAATTTTCAAGAGCCGCACCGGCCCGGCGTCCACCGTGGCCTTGCTCGGTACCGGTGGCGTGAGCCTGTTTGCCTTGCAGTTCGCCAAGGCGGCGGGCGCGCGGGTGATCCTGTCCTCATCCTCGAATGAAAAGCTGGAGCGGGCACAGCGGCTCGGCGCCGACGTGCTCATCAACTACACCACGACCCCGGCGTGGGACGACGCCGTGCTCGAAGCGACCGACGGCCAGGGAGCGGACCTGGTGGTCGAAACAGTGGGTGGCACCACGTTCGCAAGGTCGATCAATGCCGCGCGGATCGGCGGTACCGTTTACGTGGTGGGCTTTATCGGAGGGATGGAGGTCAGCATGCCCGTGTTGCCGGTGATGGTGAAAACGCTGAACATCCTGGGCAGCCAGACCGGTTCCACCCGCGATCTGGCGCAAGCCGTGCAGGCGGTGCGTCAGGCACGCATCGAACCGGTGATCGATCGGGTGTTTCCGTTCGACGCCGCCGCCGATGCCTATGCTTACCTGGCCTCGGGCACACACTTCGGCAAGGTGGTGATCTCGATCAATTGA
- a CDS encoding LysR family transcriptional regulator, with amino-acid sequence MNSVEADEIGALLAVLETGSFTAAGRRLGRDSSVISRRLKKLETRLGTRLVERSTRRLSPTDAGTRLRERVQEAMQLIRSGEEEARQLSAAPIGLLRITLPVGFGRRWIAPKLPEFLACYPALEVEADFTDRFVDLIAERFDVGVRIGRLDDNRLVARHVASMRRLLCASPAYLQSHPPIRHPRDLLAHACIGFTPMASHPVWHLCRQGKRHAVRIRSRFATNDIDATMHAALQGAGVAYCADWVVANALREERLVEVLPSWEVQGEETMYVVRASAQHTLAKVRAFTDWMVRTFEHPSWTTATHLCR; translated from the coding sequence ATGAACAGCGTGGAAGCGGACGAAATCGGTGCCTTGCTCGCCGTGCTCGAAACGGGAAGCTTCACGGCCGCGGGGCGGCGGCTCGGTCGCGACAGTTCGGTCATTTCGCGGCGTCTGAAGAAGCTGGAAACGCGCCTCGGCACGCGGCTCGTCGAACGTTCGACGCGCCGCCTTTCCCCCACCGATGCCGGCACGCGCCTGCGCGAGCGTGTGCAGGAGGCGATGCAACTGATACGCAGCGGTGAGGAAGAAGCGCGTCAGTTGAGTGCGGCGCCAATCGGATTGCTGCGTATCACCCTGCCGGTGGGTTTCGGCCGTCGCTGGATCGCGCCGAAACTGCCCGAATTTCTCGCGTGTTATCCGGCGCTTGAAGTGGAAGCGGACTTCACTGACCGCTTTGTCGATCTGATTGCCGAGCGTTTCGACGTGGGCGTGCGCATCGGCAGGCTGGACGACAATCGGCTTGTCGCACGGCACGTGGCCAGCATGCGCCGGCTGCTATGCGCATCGCCGGCCTATCTGCAGTCGCATCCGCCGATCCGTCATCCGCGCGACCTGCTTGCGCATGCGTGCATCGGGTTCACGCCGATGGCGTCGCATCCGGTGTGGCATCTGTGCCGGCAAGGGAAACGACACGCGGTGCGTATCCGCTCACGGTTTGCAACCAACGACATCGATGCGACGATGCACGCGGCGCTGCAAGGCGCTGGCGTGGCATATTGCGCAGACTGGGTCGTCGCCAACGCGCTGCGTGAAGAACGTCTGGTCGAAGTGCTGCCGTCCTGGGAGGTGCAGGGCGAGGAGACCATGTACGTGGTCAGGGCTTCGGCCCAGCACACCCTCGCGAAGGTACGCGCGTTTACCGACTGGATGGTACGGACGTTCGAACATCCGTCGTGGACGACAGCGACGCACTTGTGTCGCTGA
- a CDS encoding YbcC family protein, with the protein MLMTATDAPPLSHTAIIAAAERAARAIPPLWPLASSVAVNPFLGQAGEPLATAAARLRNAAGIALTMPRSWYAERLQSGDIAAADLQAAFHNAPAALRPPTVSALKHAIACERPGPQAIPTVADLARDAAAVDWPGIVNERIGHWAAAYFDQGQALWIAGHSGSAYSAWRLVATHDLTPEIAGLTRFAQQVADAPATAEDAIVEGVARLGLSPDALDGYFHRLLTTLGGWSQVARYRLWQAELSGGTDACVTDLLAIRISWDAALLGKFGAAIASKWRSAIAAYATPVAATSEDVVDSILQEAAERAAQRRLDTTLAAPASVPAAPSRMALQMAFCIDVRSEVFRRALESLDAGIQTLGFAGFFGLGIGHRRFASDVVEARLPVLLPPRVHTCCGETTPTLTESDLAARIAARAKRAWGRFKLAAISSFAFVEAAGPIYVGKLLRDGLALKRQDAPNDPAPRPADTLDLDTRLGMASSILKAMSLTTGFARLVVLAGHGANVVNNPHASALHCGACGGYSGEVNARLLAALLNDPEVRAGLAERGVAIPADTLFMAALHDTTTDTVMLYSADHPSPAHAADLEQAVRWLHAAGALARGERALRLPRAQRSEDIAHRARDWAELRPEWALAGCQAFIAAPRARTAGRDLAGRAFLHDYDWRRDEGFGVLESILTAPVVVASWISLQYYGSTVAPEVFGAGNKLLHNVTGGIGVVEGNGGLLRGGLPWQSVHDGERLIHEPLRLSVLIEAPADAITDILERHPQVRALFDNRWLHLFALDDAGAMASRYIGDLRWEA; encoded by the coding sequence ATGCTGATGACCGCGACCGACGCACCGCCCCTGTCCCACACTGCAATCATCGCCGCCGCCGAGCGTGCGGCACGCGCCATTCCTCCGCTGTGGCCGCTCGCCTCGAGCGTGGCGGTCAATCCCTTCCTCGGCCAGGCCGGCGAACCACTGGCCACGGCGGCGGCGCGGCTGCGCAATGCCGCCGGCATCGCCCTCACCATGCCGCGCTCCTGGTATGCGGAACGGCTGCAGTCCGGCGACATCGCCGCGGCGGATCTGCAGGCGGCTTTCCACAACGCGCCGGCAGCGCTGCGCCCGCCGACGGTGTCCGCGCTCAAGCATGCCATCGCGTGCGAGCGTCCCGGCCCGCAGGCGATCCCGACCGTCGCCGATCTGGCGCGCGACGCGGCGGCAGTCGACTGGCCGGGCATCGTCAACGAGCGCATCGGGCACTGGGCCGCCGCCTATTTCGACCAGGGACAGGCACTGTGGATCGCAGGGCACTCCGGCAGCGCCTACAGCGCGTGGCGACTCGTCGCGACCCACGATCTGACGCCGGAAATCGCAGGGCTCACCCGATTCGCACAGCAGGTGGCGGACGCGCCAGCGACTGCCGAGGACGCGATCGTCGAGGGAGTCGCGCGCCTCGGCCTCTCGCCCGACGCCCTGGACGGCTATTTCCACCGACTGCTGACCACGCTGGGCGGCTGGAGCCAGGTCGCCCGGTATCGGCTCTGGCAAGCGGAGCTGAGCGGCGGAACCGATGCCTGCGTCACCGACCTGCTGGCCATCCGCATCAGCTGGGACGCCGCGCTGTTGGGCAAGTTCGGTGCGGCGATCGCGTCCAAGTGGCGATCCGCCATCGCCGCCTACGCCACGCCGGTTGCGGCGACATCGGAGGATGTCGTCGACAGTATTCTGCAGGAGGCGGCCGAACGTGCGGCGCAGCGGCGGCTCGACACCACGCTTGCAGCACCTGCTTCAGTCCCTGCCGCGCCTTCCCGCATGGCGCTGCAGATGGCCTTCTGCATCGACGTGCGCTCGGAAGTGTTTCGGCGCGCACTGGAAAGCCTCGACGCCGGCATCCAGACACTCGGATTCGCCGGCTTCTTCGGGCTGGGCATCGGCCATCGGCGATTCGCCTCGGACGTGGTCGAGGCGCGTCTTCCCGTACTGCTGCCCCCGCGGGTGCACACCTGCTGCGGCGAGACGACGCCGACGCTGACCGAATCGGACCTCGCTGCGCGGATCGCCGCACGTGCCAAGCGCGCCTGGGGCCGCTTCAAGCTGGCCGCCATTTCCTCGTTCGCCTTCGTCGAAGCCGCCGGCCCGATCTACGTCGGCAAGCTGCTGCGCGACGGACTGGCGCTGAAACGGCAGGACGCGCCGAACGATCCCGCACCGCGCCCGGCCGACACCCTCGACCTCGACACGCGACTGGGCATGGCCAGCAGCATCCTCAAGGCAATGTCGCTCACGACAGGCTTCGCACGACTGGTCGTGCTCGCCGGCCACGGCGCCAACGTGGTCAACAATCCGCACGCCAGCGCCCTGCATTGCGGCGCCTGCGGCGGCTACTCGGGCGAAGTGAACGCACGGCTGCTCGCTGCGCTGCTCAATGACCCCGAGGTGCGCGCCGGTCTCGCCGAACGCGGCGTCGCGATTCCCGCGGACACGTTGTTCATGGCGGCATTGCACGACACCACGACCGATACGGTCATGCTCTACAGCGCCGACCATCCCTCGCCTGCGCATGCGGCCGATCTCGAGCAGGCGGTACGTTGGCTGCACGCCGCCGGCGCGCTGGCGCGTGGCGAGCGGGCACTGCGCCTGCCGCGCGCGCAACGGAGCGAGGACATCGCGCATCGCGCCCGCGACTGGGCCGAGCTGCGCCCGGAATGGGCGCTGGCCGGCTGCCAGGCCTTCATCGCCGCGCCCAGGGCACGCACCGCCGGGCGCGACCTGGCGGGGCGCGCCTTCCTCCACGACTACGACTGGCGCCGCGACGAGGGCTTCGGCGTGCTGGAGTCGATCCTGACCGCCCCGGTCGTGGTCGCCAGCTGGATCAGCCTGCAGTACTACGGATCGACGGTGGCGCCCGAGGTCTTCGGCGCGGGCAACAAGCTGCTGCATAACGTCACCGGCGGCATCGGTGTGGTCGAGGGCAATGGCGGCCTGCTGCGCGGCGGATTGCCGTGGCAGTCGGTGCACGACGGCGAACGGCTGATCCACGAACCGCTGCGGCTGTCCGTGCTGATCGAGGCACCGGCCGACGCGATCACCGACATCCTCGAACGTCACCCGCAGGTCCGCGCGCTGTTCGACAATCGGTGGCTGCATCTTTTTGCGCTGGACGACGCAGGGGCGATGGCGTCGCGCTACATCGGCGACCTGCGCTGGGAGGCGTGA